attagaaaaataggatgaggaagaagaagtgaaattaACCAGTCTACAACTATCGAAAGTGAAATCTTCGACGCCGTAACGCTTAAAGAAGCCTGAAGCTTCTTCGACGACAGCTGGACGATGGAGATTGAACTCCTGCGTACAACCTGAGCACCTGAAACAATCCAGAGAGAGACGGAATCGAATCAATTATCACAATATTTTGAGAGATGAAAGATTTATCGGCGAAGAGGAGCGTACGATTGGAAATGAGGACATTGGAGGGAGCAAGCTAGTGAGTCGGAGGAGCTTGTTGGCGGCGGGAGAGGAAGAGATGCGACGACGGGAGGCGAAGATGGAGGTGAAACGCGGCAGGTTATGATTGGATAACGAGAGCTGAACGAGAAAATGCTCGACGAATGCAtcgttgctgctgctgcttcacTGTCGCCGGCGAAGGATTTACTCCGTGGCGGGAATGGATAAAGTCCATAAATATCTCTGCCCGGCTTTTGTATCCAACCAAATTAATTAGACCCGACCCTGATCAAACCGACCCGATTAATCCGGTTGTATTTTTGAGATGTTGCTTAAATCCTTGATCTCATTCGAGCTTTCATATTTTTGAGATTACAAAACCAATATTAGAACTTTATGAAATGGTCTTAGTTCATCTAGGTAACAAAGCGATGCTATTGTAAATGGTAAAAGtaattttgaccaaaaatcACTAGAATTTGTTCAATCACAAAGAAAGTATTAACGAATCAGTGATGCataaaagttttagaaaaaaCGAATCGTAATGCATCGATTAAACCAAGAATCTTGAAGTGGTTTTCCGATTTTCTAGAAACTAGTCACTAGTAAGCGAGAAGCTTCCCagcagaggaaaaaaaattagaaaacaaagcCCGTGAAGAATCTTTTAGGAGAAAGACGAACACTTCTTTTTACACACAAACACAATAAGCCATTGACAAACACTTTGGTACTGCTACTCGTCAGTTCCAAAGTACCGATCACCAAACTCACCCAAGCCTGGTATGACCCTGAACTCTTCGTTCAGACACTGATCTATTTCTGACGTCACAATCTTCAACTTTGGAAAGCGTTTGCACACGCAATGGATTCCCTCTGGAGCCTGCACGATGCGGAATCAGTTGTGAGTGTGCGACTGAGACAACAAGTTATGTTATTAAGTATCTTTGGTTAATCTAACACTTACTGAGATGAGATTGAGGAATATAATGTGGGATTCAGGTACTCCTTTCTGTATGAGTAGTTCTATCGCCTGATTTGCAGAGTTACCTTCAAGATATATCCAATGGAAAGTTTCAGAGAAAATACACTTACAAGATCCCAAAGCAGGAAGAGAAAAACAAGTGAAGCTACCTGTGCCTAAAACAGGATCAAGAAGCAGGACATGTCGCTCGGAGATATCACTTGGAAGCTTCTCGTATATAAGCTAAGTCATATGCCGCAAGAAATTTTATAAGTTTCTGAGTTTGAAAAAGAGACATGATCTTTGTAAATTGTTAAagaagtaaaaagaaagaagaaaacctgCATTCCATTGTCGCCATCACGATGAATGAGAATCTTCCCTATCTTAATACCTTTACAACACGCGCGTAATGCGTTTTCCATGCTTTCACCACTAACAAAGCGTACCAAACAGATAATTTTaggcaagagaaaaaaaaataaaaaaagtcacTCACTCAGAACATGAGCAAACAAACAATGTATGCTTTCAATGGTACGCACATTCCGTATCttgaaaaaattggaaaacTAAACAGCTCCAGTCTCCATCTATTAAGAACTTTAAAACACATAATACCTTTGGACGCTCACCTTCTAATGACTGAGACCCCACAAAGTTTCTTGCAGAAATCAACGCCGCTATACACAGATCCTGATTTGTAAGAGATAAGAAATTAGTATTGTGTGGAAGCAATCAATCAGTAAATGCCAAAGCATACGAGGTCTTCACTATATTTCCACAAGGCACAAACAATCTTTCTAGATCAATGTGATAAGACTTATAGGATCTCATGAACTAGTTTATCAATATGTTCAGACACCATGACtaccataaataataattataaactataGTTACAGCTCAAGCCACTATAATTGTATGGACGCAATCAATCAGTAAATGCCAAAGCATGAGGTTTTCActttgatttataattatatactataGTTACAGCTCAAGCCATTCTCCTCTTATACCTGTTGGAGTAACCACTTGTTTCTCAGTGAATGGCAAATGGCCAAGACCATGCTCCACAACCTGGAATAAAGCCATCAACAATTGAAATGACAAAGCTTGGAAGCTGAGTAGCATTGAAAGGGATGACAGGAAATAAAAGAGTACCAAACGAATGAGGCGATCTGAGTAAAACACAAAGTCATGTTTTGATATGTCCTTCTCTCGAATAAGTGTATGCATGCCTCTTATCTGCAATTATCGTAGGGTGAGAAGATGGTTTTAAACCTTACCGTCTGAATCAAGCATCAAACAGTTGGAAAATGTGGAATGTACCTGAAATGTTGATTCgataacaaaaacatttggGTAGATTTTGCAGAGATCATGTTGCCCAAGTTTTGTGTGGATATGTTGCACAATCAAATCAACTGCAACGTGATTGTCACCTCCTCGGGGAATGATCACATCAGCATATTTCTTTGACGGGAGGACAAAATCATCAAACGCGGGTTTCACAAACTTTGCATACTGTTATATAGAAGTTAAAAACAAGAGCACCCTCAAAACAAgagaagttgaaaaaataaaggaaGCTCAGAAAACAACACTGTTATATAGCACAACAGTTCAAAAAGCAGAATTAAGCAAGAGTCGCTTGAACAACAGGAGGGACATTGAGTTGTTCTGTATTGCACAAAAAACATAGGTTTCTAATTCCTAGTCTCGTATGCACACATTAGAGCACTAACTTAGATAGGTGAAACttggtgaaatttttttacagTAACACTTGAAACAAAGACTAACCTGTTCAAGCACAGAATCAACATCCCTACCCCTCTCAACCGTGTCACGCCTGATTCTACGAGCAAGCCTCACATCAGCATCTGAAAGCAATAAATAGCCACAATGACTTCAaagaggaatttttttttttttttgaatttaatgttaaattcaaAGAGGATTATTAACATTACGAATAGATTCAAAGTTTCCTAACTATATAGCTTCAAAGGCATTCATTCAGTCTTTAATGGTCAACAAGTGATAAAATGGTGAAAGTGAGTTAATCCATCAAAGGCACCATCAGCTACAGAACAGGAAGTGGAAAACTTCTAGCACAACATAAAAATGTCACTATATCATTCATAGTTGTGCAGAACAAATAAGATTAATTTAAGTACAATCAAAAAGAAGGAGAGACAATATACTGCAAGTAGTTAACCTGTGTCAACGAAGATTTTCATATTCATCAGGTCCCGAACTCGTGAGTCATGGAAAACTAGAATCCCTTCCAAAATAATGACATCACAAGCATTGACCTGAAAAAGGTCCCAACTGATTGATTTAACAAACTATGATAAGATTCAGTCACATGAACTTAGATTCTAAACCCATAAAACCGCAGGAACCATATAAGGAGGTAAAATAAATAGAGACACATCTTAGAAAATAGCACAGAGGATTATGCACCTGACGGAACGCATCTAATTTACGTTGGTGGGTCTTGAAGTCGTAAATTGGAATCTGATAGGGTTGCCCACTCTTGAGTGTGTTAACGCAATGCAAAAGCTGCTCAGTATCAAAGGCATCtagagaaaacgaaaaacaacAGACGTTAAAATTACACCAAAACTTCCTCAGGTATATCAATCAATGTTCCCAAATCAAAAGAACAATCTACCAGGATGATCGAAATTGTATTCTTGTACATGCTCCAGTTCTTCAGATGTCAGACCACGGTAAAAGGAATCCTAATCAACAAAACAGCATCAGAGTAgtaccacacacaaaaaaaactcagaagAACTGAGAACAGGGACTAGCTACAGAATCTAACCTGGTTAACTAGAACAATGCGATGATCATGAAGTTGCTGGATTATCATGTCACACACCGTCGTCTTACCAGAAGCGGTACCACCAGTAACTCCTACACAAGTCAACAGAAAACAAGATTAAGCCCTAGAAATTGAACAAGGTATCTCTAATCTAGGAAGCACAAATGTTCCTACAAGCTAAAACcctaagataaaaaaaaccctatagAAACGCCAATTTCATGAAATTGAGAGACAATACACGACGATCGGAATTTGAGAAACTTCAACGGTTCAATAAGGAAGAGAATTAAGCGCGAGAGAGGAAAGGAGAAATCGAAACATCACTCACCGATAACGAAGGGCTGATGAGGAGCGGCGGGATCGTCGGTAGCGGAAAAAGAAGAATTACTCAAACGAAagtgagaaggagaagagacgGATGATTTCgacggagaagagagaagaccGTCGAGGCGAAGACCGGAGAAGTGAGGCCCCGATGCCTTCTCCATGACATAGTCAATCGACGTTGAATCTTCCGGCATTTTTGATTCCTCGGCGAATAAAATCCCGATTTGGtctccgaagaagaagaagaagaagaagaagaagaagaagaagacgaattaggaaaaaaataaaataaagaaggaTTCGTAAGTGATCAGTGACGACGACGATTTCTGCACAATTCAGCAAACCCACTTGTCCTCTCTCTCGCTCCCTCCgtcttttttaaataattttttttttttttttggagaaactCAGATTAAAtactaactttaaaatatatttcccATCCCATTTTAAATTAGGGTTAACAAAGACTTTTGCAAACAAGTCCATCTAgtgtgtattattttaaattaaagttgataatgtattttataaattacaaaCGTTAATTGCGATCATATTActgttataagaaaaataaccaaaatataatttaaattgatAATGTTGCTGTCTTgctgataacaaaaaaataaataaaaaatgattggtTAAATGAGAAGGCATAATAAAGAATATTCCAACCGGACCAATCAAGTGGACAAGATGGTGAGAGAAACGTGAAAAACAAGGTTGTACATATAGTATAGAATAAGATCAGAAGTGCAGATATCCGAACTACATAACATAATGatgtaaaatcaaaatacaacaaaaatacgaattaatacaaatacaaattaataattccaaaaatatttattctcTCCCCACGAATATATTCGATACATTTACGAAAGCCCTAAATCATCAGTAAGCCCAAATAAGACCAATAACCAAAGATCCAACAACGAAAATGTATCCAACGGAAGCACGTAATCCATGACCCGAACCAGATTCCGAACCCGATCCTGACCCtgaatccgaacccgaacccggAGAGGAAGATGATTTTGAGTCAGAAGAGACAACGTTGACTTTAATCTTCATGCCTTGCTCGCAATGGCCAACGGTTCCACAAGCGAAATAGCGAGTACCGGTTTTAGAAAGCTTAACGACGTCGTTTCCAGAGCTCAAGGAATTGACTGGTGTTCCCAGGTCACAACTCTTGTATGCCGTTTCGCTTCCTAGCTCCACAACGCTGTGTAGTCCTGAATACTTAAAAACtacaagacacaaaaaaaaaaacggttcaGTTAGCATTAAACCGGGTCGGTTTTGATTTGGATATTGAGATTAGAGAGAAACGTACCAAGTTGGTCGCCGACTTTGAAAGATTGATCGGAAGACCAAGAATCAAAATCAACGGATTGTTCCCAGCCTTGGCTACCTCCGATCACATGTTGCGCTGCTAGCGTAGTCTGAACCGATACTAAACCGGAGAAAACCAGGATAACAAGAACTGCTTGCATTTTCATTGGTCTTAGTGGGATTGTAACTTGGTTTTGATATACTTAAAGTTAAGCTTTGCTGCTAGCTCGTGTATATATAGGGGAATGCATGGACTTTAGTTGCGTAAGAGATCAAAGTTAGgaagaaaagagacaaaagaagatAACAAAGCTTGGAGTTGAATTGAAGTCAAGATCTTCGGTGGTTGTAGAATCTTTAATTAGTAATATGTTccgttttgtttattttgtttgtgtgtgtgtgtattcaAGTAACATGTTTGCATCAGAATTGCCGAATAAGTTAAGAAGACAAACAACCTACAACAAGCAAGTTTCAAAACCCACCTGGTTTGGCAAAAGAGCTACTTTGTTAACTAACTATCACCAAAAAAGCTTCTACTTCCTCTATATTCTTTCTTTGGTCCATCAATTCGATTGAGGCTCTTATTAGTAAATGCGGGATTATGGAATCGcggaaaatgaaataaaacttacACAACTAAATTGTTGAATTAATCGCCGAATGTGACATAAAAGAAAATTCCGTAATATAcatctaagttttaaaaaacgagttggttttttttttggtaagatgaATTCTTATACTCACATCACATTTTTTCCTAATACATAATTTAATATGATGAAAGGAAATAAATTGTATTAAGTATTGTGTTTGACTATTGAGGGTTTGATTGAGACTTAAAAGAATGCTTTAGTTCACGAACTAATTAGATGTTGTAGACTAATAATAGTACATGAACAAAATTGTCTCATTTATGAAtgtaatggaaaaaataaaacaattataagcTATTTACCGCATAATTAAACTACTGAAATGTACATGCTTAGTGGTGAATAGTATTCAAGAATGACAAAATTTCATAAGCCAAGATCCAAACAAGcatctcattttcttctctgtttttatatAATCTCTTCCACCTATTGATTCATTCTCTTATCAAGTTATCATCATAGCAAAGTAGAGTAGTCTGTAAACTTCACCagagcttttttctttttaactctgAGAGCTCtgtatctctctctttatcatTCTTTCATATACAAAACATTTCCCAAGTTTCAGGATTTCTCTACATGATCTCTCATTTCAAAGCAACAACCGGAGGAGTTTCAGAGctcatcttctttctcctctccaTGAAACTTCCACCACACGAAGAGAAACCAGGAAGACAACGATGATGCTGCCAgttagacttcttcttctcttccttctcgaCGGACCCGTTGCTGAATTCGCCAGAGTTAGCACCTGAGAGATAAGGAGTGCTAATAGCTGATGATGAACCGCCGCCTTCAGAGCTTTCCTCTCGTTCTTCTCTTATACTATCTCTGAAAAGCTCACCAAGCTTCTTCCTCCTTGGAAGTGGCGCTGAAGAAGACGAGCCTCGGGAAGGCTTCTTCTCGTGGAATGCAAAACGTGGTGGCCTATCAGAGAAGCTTCCTTTAGGAGTGTTTCCACGCGATGGAGTGAAATCTGAGTAGTTAAAAGTATAAACAAATCAAGATTTTGAATCTTGACTTAAACACATATAGCATCTATTATCATACAAGAACCtaacaaaaatatcaattattttaccGCCATTTACGCTGTGGAAATCATCGTCAGAGTCAGATTGTAGCCATGGCTGCGAATCGAAAAAGGTTTCATCTCTACTTCCTGCGGAACATATCAAAGAAAATACAGATCAAAACTTTAGAACAAGCATGATAAGTGTATGTAAATTGTTCACAAAGTGTATTTCAAACCTTTTGACTCAATAAGATAGAATAAGACCAAAACTGATAAAGAATACAACTACAAGGCAGCTTGTAAtcaaaaacagaggagatgtAACATGAGGAAAATGATGAGCATTgcctaaaaagaaaagaaaaaaagggaggAACTCGAAAATTTAAATTCAATCCTCAAAAGTTCccgggtaatttttttttcgaaaaccGGTTCAAATTAAAGCGTGAAAAACAATGAAACCCCTCAGATCAAGAAGACTGATTAGCAAATACTTTATAAGCACAGTTTTTCAGATCTGGGTCACAGTTATTAAAGTAGACAGCTTTTTATACTAAATCACAATTCACCAAAACAGtcctctttcactttttttttccccctgttgtaaaaatagaaaacaaaatataaaaaaaatcgataTGATCACGGAAAAGTTTTAGTTAATGGCataaaatctttcttttttttgtcaactgtaTAAAATCTTTTATTAATGGAAGAAAATCAAATTATCGATATCTCTGATCTTATCAGATAAGAAAGAACCTAAAAAGTCCTATCGCTGCTATGTTGTATACAGGaagcaaatcaaaatttttgatATAGAAGAAACCAGTAATGGAATAACATTATTCACCGAATCTTCTTTCACATGCCAATAATATtcatagaaacaaaaaacagcAAAGTATATATCGAAACATTTATGCTCTAACAGATAAGTGATGTGAGTAAAATTAGATCAAAGtatcaaaccaattaaaataacaaaaaagagaaaaaggaaccAATCATCTAAAAATGGtgaaataataaaagagaaaaaacccATATGaggaaataatttttaaagaaaaaaaaaaagaaagagatactttttttgtttctttttggaagtaaattaaattaccaAAGCTTTTCttagatgaagaaaaagacCACCGAGATTTGACCGgagtttgattattattattattattcatcgTCGTCGTCGGAGAAACCGCCGGAATTGAAGTACTCTTCCTCGGCGATTCTGAgagttgaatatatatataaaaaaatatattaatcaaattataaacaaaaaaaatattagtataaaagTCTGACAAATGAAACCCTACATCCTCTCTAGTCAGATTCAATATCATGATGAACTAATCATTTTACGATACCAACGAATaagaaataatttcaaaaatgaataagaagatCAAACAtagagagaagatgatgaattgatctatgaaaacaaataaattaccAAAAGTTGTTTTCTTGGGAGAAAGAGGAGTCGTGATGGAAACGTTGTCGTTTGTGTTAGTCATGGGAGATTCAGGGGTTACCATACTATCAGCTCTAATCGGAGACTTGTTAagcgaggaagaagacgaaccCATTCATAAGCATATTATTATTCagagattttatatataaataaaagaattaattctaaaaaccttttttagagatatagagaaagagaaagggaGATTTTGATTGAGAAATTATTACGATCAAAGacaattgagagagagagatagagagagagagagacttaatTCTGTGTTTCGTCGGGGAGAAGGAGAGAAGTGGGTCCCACACGTACACGGTGCCCACTCAGTTTTCGTGTTCGAAATACGGTATCGTTTCAGTGTCTTGTATTGTATTATACAATTTGTACATATACTAGTACTACTACTCTCCGATCCTCTACACGTAGTTATCGTGCGATAGATAGATCATGGTGGGACAATACAATACGATTACGAGTGAgtgactttttatttatttttcctggGATTCGCCACGTGACACTCTTCTCgtaaaataaatatctttgaTTAATTAGTGTGTGATTACGTATTCATTAATCTACCTTGGATCCTGGACTATACAATTTGGTTGGTTATACCGGACCGGATGTTTACCAAGTTTCCAATGATGATTGGTCGGTTCAGATTTTTATCCGGTTTTAGTGGGCATGTCATGTCAGGCAGTTTGATTGATCATGGTGATGGATAAATAAAACGATTAGTCGCTAAAATCCCGTCTTCCCAAATCCAAACATTCACGAATTCAGATCAAAAGTCAAATTTTAGAATCACATATCTTGTATACTGTGGTTTACGGATAATATTGTTAGAAAATCAGTAATTTTATACCCCAGCTTAGTTTAGGGGAATGTTCGATTCCTACATCATGTTTAACATTGTGTAAATTCATACattaatttcaataaaattcaattttacTGTCCCAACTCGTTAAAAGGTGTTATTACATACATAAACCGTAACAGTGTTAATAGACCGTTAACGGCTGCTTACGTGGACGCCATATAtgaaacgacatcgttttgagaaacaaaaaataacttcTTTTAGTTaatacgacgtcgtttcttctttcttcatctatTCTTACTTTCTTTACTTTCTCCTTCTTTCCCGATTTTGGGATTGaacccaaaaccctaaaaaaaaattaaacataatagATATGATTGATGCTTCGGCGGAGAAGTACTATAATACAGGGGAAGATATATGTTCGAGGCGGAGGGTGACGGAGGCGGCGGGTAAATATTGATTGGCTGTGCCAGATAATGGTGGATGTTCAATTGACGGCGGCTGAGACGGCAGCTGAGACGACGGCGAATGTTCAATTGACGATAGTGGTGGATAGAAACTTGCTTCAGacggtggcggaggaggataAGTCATCATCGTCGTCGCTGGAAAATCAGGAGATGTATGAATCGGATTTTCAATCAGGAGATGTATGAATCGTTA
The Camelina sativa cultivar DH55 chromosome 6, Cs, whole genome shotgun sequence genome window above contains:
- the LOC104790368 gene encoding uridine kinase-like protein 2, chloroplastic isoform X2, with the translated sequence MIIQQLHDHRIVLVNQDSFYRGLTSEELEHVQEYNFDHPDAFDTEQLLHCVNTLKSGQPYQIPIYDFKTHQRKLDAFRQVNACDVIILEGILVFHDSRVRDLMNMKIFVDTDADVRLARRIRRDTVERGRDVDSVLEQYAKFVKPAFDDFVLPSKKYADVIIPRGGDNHVAVDLIVQHIHTKLGQHDLCKIYPNVFVIESTFQIRGMHTLIREKDISKHDFVFYSDRLIRLVVEHGLGHLPFTEKQVVTPTGSVYSGVDFCKKLCGVSVIRSGESMENALRACCKGIKIGKILIHRDGDNGMQLIYEKLPSDISERHVLLLDPVLGTGNSANQAIELLIQKGVPESHIIFLNLISAPEGIHCVCKRFPKLKIVTSEIDQCLNEEFRVIPGLGEFGDRYFGTDE
- the LOC104790368 gene encoding uridine kinase-like protein 2, chloroplastic isoform X1, with the translated sequence MPEDSTSIDYVMEKASGPHFSGLRLDGLLSSPSKSSVSSPSHFRLSNSSFSATDDPAAPHQPFVIGVTGGTASGKTTVCDMIIQQLHDHRIVLVNQDSFYRGLTSEELEHVQEYNFDHPDAFDTEQLLHCVNTLKSGQPYQIPIYDFKTHQRKLDAFRQVNACDVIILEGILVFHDSRVRDLMNMKIFVDTDADVRLARRIRRDTVERGRDVDSVLEQYAKFVKPAFDDFVLPSKKYADVIIPRGGDNHVAVDLIVQHIHTKLGQHDLCKIYPNVFVIESTFQIRGMHTLIREKDISKHDFVFYSDRLIRLVVEHGLGHLPFTEKQVVTPTGSVYSGVDFCKKLCGVSVIRSGESMENALRACCKGIKIGKILIHRDGDNGMQLIYEKLPSDISERHVLLLDPVLGTGNSANQAIELLIQKGVPESHIIFLNLISAPEGIHCVCKRFPKLKIVTSEIDQCLNEEFRVIPGLGEFGDRYFGTDE
- the LOC104790369 gene encoding mavicyanin-like encodes the protein MKMQAVLVILVFSGLVSVQTTLAAQHVIGGSQGWEQSVDFDSWSSDQSFKVGDQLVFKYSGLHSVVELGSETAYKSCDLGTPVNSLSSGNDVVKLSKTGTRYFACGTVGHCEQGMKIKVNVVSSDSKSSSSPGSGSDSGSGSGSESGSGHGLRASVGYIFVVGSLVIGLIWAY
- the LOC104790370 gene encoding uncharacterized protein At3g27210-like isoform X2, translating into MGSSSSSLNKSPIRADSMVTPESPMTNTNDNVSITTPLSPKKTTFGSRDETFFDSQPWLQSDSDDDFHSVNGDFTPSRGNTPKGSFSDRPPRFAFHEKKPSRGSSSSAPLPRRKKLGELFRDSIREEREESSEGGGSSSAISTPYLSGANSGEFSNGSVEKEEKKKSNWQHHRCLPGFSSCGGSFMERRKKMSSETPPVVALK
- the LOC104790370 gene encoding uncharacterized protein At3g27210-like isoform X1, with translation MGSSSSSLNKSPIRADSMVTPESPMTNTNDNVSITTPLSPKKTTFESPRKSTSIPAVSPTTTMNNNNNNQTPVKSRWSFSSSKKSFGSRDETFFDSQPWLQSDSDDDFHSVNGDFTPSRGNTPKGSFSDRPPRFAFHEKKPSRGSSSSAPLPRRKKLGELFRDSIREEREESSEGGGSSSAISTPYLSGANSGEFSNGSVEKEEKKKSNWQHHRCLPGFSSCGGSFMERRKKMSSETPPVVALK